The nucleotide window TCACCCGACTGGAATGATTTATTATCAGTTGAATTTATTCCGAAAGCAGTACCTGTAGAACAACAAAAAATCAAAATAACTGATAATATGAAGAGAATTTCTCGCATTGCCATATAAACCTTCCAAAGCAAGTATAGAGTTCGTATGAACCGGGAAAGCACATTTGAACTCCATAAACTTCTCTTTCTTAACTCCTTATAAGTTTTATGTCCACCCTCTCTAACAATGCAATTTTCAAGCGGATTTTGAGTCTGGATTAATTTCCAATATTTTTATTGTTTAATGATTTGGCCATGAATTATTTATTTGAGTATTATGCCTTAATTCATATTCAAAAATGAGTATAAAATAAAAAATTACTCAATCTTAATGTATTAAAGTCTTATTTAAGTCAGTAAATGATAAATATAGACTTTTTTGCCTATAGATTGTTTAATTTTGACTATATTGGTGTAATCAATTAAAGAGTTCGAAGGACGAGAATTTACCGTTATTGTGCATGCACCTGAGTAAAATTGCTTTAACCTAGAAAATCTAAAAATTTAGATTTGGTGTTTTGTTGAGGTTGACGGGCTGTATCCCACCATTAAAATAACGGGGATTAGCCCTTATTGTTATTAAAATTTTATTGTTTTGCATGATTTGAAAATGGAACTGGAAACCAGAGAATAGTAAAAAGTTTCTAAAACCATCAGTATTAACCTCCCTGAGAAAGATATTGTATATTAGCTCAAAGCTTTAGAAATTTTTTGTATTTTATATATTGAAAGGTCATTAAAATACACAAACAAAAGGTAGATACAGAATTATAACGCTTAACTATATTAATATATACTACAATTATCTTGGGTGTGATAATATGGTAAAATTAGATGAAAAGATGAAGACTGCATTTTCGAAGGTAAAGATTTTTCCCGTAGCTACGGCCTCAAAAGAAGGAGTTCCTAACGTAGTGCCTATAGGATTCTGCCAGCTTGTGGATGATGAAACAATCTGGATTGCAGACAATTTTATGCTTAAGTCCCTGGAAAATCTAAAAGAGAATCCAAATATTGCAGTTTACGTTTGGGGCCCTGATACAGGCGGCTGTTTCCAGATAAAAGGTAAAGCTGATATTATTGATTCAGGGGAAAAGTTTGAAAAAATGAAAGAAATCGTGCATACAGCAAAACCTGGGCTTCCTGCAAAAACTCTCATCGAAGTCAAGATTACAGAGGTCTTCCAGTGTGCTCCCGGCCCGGATGCAGGAAAGAAACTACTCTGATAAAAACTCAAGTTATTCTCTGTAGAAACCTGATTTGAGATTACTATAAGGTCCTGTATAGTCTTCGGGAAATCAACATATTATAAGTACGCAACTGGCTAAAAATAGAATAAGTTCTCGAAGACTTTACATCTACCTACATATTGTCAGGCTATATATCGATGTGCTGATCATAGAAGAAGAATGATGCAATTTGAACTTAAACCTGATAATGGTTAAGATTATGTATATGAAATCTCTAATTCTCAGACAAAAAAGACTTTAAGAGAGTACAAAAAACTATCTCTATAGATTCTTCCTATAATTCTTTTTATACATTTCCGTGTATTGTGTCCTATAATTTCTGTGTATTGTATCCTATAATTACTTAAAAACATGAGGAGTTAAAAAGAATGGTAGATAACAAGTCTGAACATTCTAGACCTCTAGATCCCAATACTCTCAACTATTTAAGAATAAAGATGCTAGAACGAATAAGGCATGCAGTTGACGAAGGGTTTGTAAATACTTCTGATTCTCATTTACTCGAAGTTGTGACTGATCTCAGGACCTTGCTTGAAGATGTAGAAACTGAAATGACTAACAGAGGCATGAAGTTAAAAAAACTGAGCTCAAAACCTTCAGCTAGACCAGGTAAAATGCAGAAACTTATGCATCAGTAAAAACAATGAATTTGGATTTTGTGTTAAAAATAATAAGAAGTTAATTTGAGTTTAGATAACTTTCGGGACATACTATTTTCCGAGTTTTTGATTTATTATTGCCAACTGCCAGTAAAATTGATGTTAAATTTTAGCAATCCCAGAAGATACTAAAAAATTTCCTTAAAAGGCATCAGGTGGACTTTGCTATCAAAAGTTTTATTATAACGGAATGCATTGTATAACATCTCATAATTGAGATGCATCTCAAAATTAAGATGGGTGCCGACAGTGCCTGACATTGAATACCTCAAAAAACTCGCACTTATGGGAGCAGTAAATAAAACCATCAAGGTCTCATCGAGCGAGTTTCAAAAGCATACAGGAGCGAGCTCCAAAACTGCAGCAAGAAAGCTCAAACAGCTGGAAGAAGAAGGGCTGATTGAAAGGAAGATCGTTCCCGGTGGCCAGTTGATAACAATGACAGAAAAAGGGATTGAAGTTCTTAAGAACGAGTACGTCGATTATAGCAGGATCTTTTCTCCGGAATGCGAGATTCTCGAACTTGAAGGAAAGGTGCTCAAGGGACTCGGCGAAGGTCAGTATTATGTAAATATACCCGGATACAGGAAGCAATTTGAAGAAAAATTGCATTTTGTACCTTTCCCTGGGACTCTGAACGTACAGCTTTCTGAAAGCAGTTCACCTCTTAGAAATCTTTTACGTGAAATGCCGGCTGTCCGGGTAGAAGGTTTCAATGACGGAGAACGTACATTCGGAGGCGGGAAATGTTATCCAGTTGTCATTGGTGGTATAGAGGCTGCTGTAGTCGCTCCAGAAAGAACACACTACCCATCGGATTTGATTGAGATTATTGCACCTGTAAAGTTAAGAGACGCCCTGGGATTGAACGATGGGGACAGAGTTGTGGTGCAGTTAAAAAAACAGGGAATGGAGAACCAGAAATGAGCGGAAGTACGGTTTACGAATGTCTTACGTACAGAAATGAAAATATCAACCGGGCGCTGGAAGCCCTGAGGGCCGGAAAAATGATCCAGATTTACGATTCGGACTCAAGGGAAGGAGAAACTGATCTTGTAATTCCTGCTAAAGCGGTTACTTTCAAAGATGTGAAATGGATGCGAAAAGATGCAGGCGGCCTTATATGTGTGGCTGTAGATCCTGTAGCATCAAAACAGCTCAGGCTGCCTTTTATGGCTGAACTTGTCAGGGAAGCCGGTAAAACCAGTGATGTGCTCGGGGAAATTGTAGAAAAAGAAGGCGATCTTAAATATGATTCTCATTCTTCCTTTTCTCTCTGGGTCAATCACAGGGAGACCAGAACCGGCATTCCTGATAACGAAAGAGCCCTTACTATCCGGAAGATAGGAGAAATTACGGAAAAAAAGCTTTCAGGGGATGAAATTCATTTTGGGGACGAATTCAGAACCCCTGGGCACGTTGCACTGCTAAGGGCTGCTGAAGGACTTCTGGATGACCGCAAAGGCCAGACCGAACTTTCAGTTGCTCTTGCCCGCATGGCAGGCATTACTCCTGCAATGGTAGTCTGTGAAATGCTTGACGATAATAATGGAAAAGCTCTCTCTAAAGAAGACTCAAAAGAATATGGTAAAGAACACGGATTGGTATTTTTGGAAGGGCAGGAAATAGTGGAAGCTTATATGAAATGGACAGGCTTGGAATAAAAATTCGTCTTCCGCTTTTCTTCAGTTTACTTTTTCATTTTACTTTCTTTATCTTAGTTTTTTCATTCTAGTTTTTCACACTACTTTTCACACTACTTTTCACATTACTTTCACACTACTTTCACACTACTTTCACACTACTTTTTCATACTACTTTTTTTCTTGTCTTATTTTTACCCTTTTTTTAAAAGGCAGAATTTTATATAAAAATAAATCAGTATATCATTGATAGCTTCTTGATAGTCTTCAACCAAATTAATTCTCTCAGGATTGATATTCGTAATTGTTTTATTATCCGCCGCCTGTTTTCCGGCTTCGCACATTCGATGTAGGGAGTCAGATTTATGTTACAGAAACTCAAAAAAGTACAGCAAGTTCTCATCTATGTACTATTTCTGAACCTTGCAGTTGCGTTTGCCAAAATAATTTACGGAACCTTGACCAGCACACTGAGCATGACTGCAGACGGCTACCACTCTCTTTTTGATGGAGTTTCCAATATTATAGGATTGGCTGGGAGTTTCATCGGAGCCCGTCCGCCTGATCTCGGACATCCTTATGGACACCGAAAATATGAAACCGTAGCCGCCATTTTTATCGCTTTACTTTTAGTCTTTGTAGGGATTGAGATATGCCTGAACGCTCTTAATCGTTTCTTTACCCCAAACGTGCCAGAAGTCACAGCTATAAGTTTTCTCATAATTCTCGGAACGATGTGTATTAACTATCTGGTAACACGGTACGAATATAAACAGGGTGAACTTCTCAGAAGCCAGGTGCTTATAGCAGACTCCATGCACACAAAAAGTGACATTTATGTCTCCCTCTCGGTTATAGTAAGTCTGGCTGCCGTCAAGCTTGGTTTCTCCCTTATGGACCCTTTAATAGCCGTAGTAATTGCTTTTTTCATTTTTAGGGCAGGATACAGGATTATTAAAGAAGGTTCAAGGGCCCTTCTTGATATGTCCAGAATTGAAGAGAAAGAAATTTGTGACCTGGTCATGGGAGTTGAAGGAGTAAAGGGCTGCCATAAAATCCGAACTCGTGGGAGCATGGGAGATATCAAGATTGATATGCACCTGCTTGTCCAGTCGGATATGCCACTTGAGGATGCACACCTTGTCGCTCATAAAGTCAGCAAAAAGCTGAAGGGTGAATACAAAGATGTCTCTGATGTGGTTGTACATCTTGAACCCTCCATCCAGCGACCCCAAGGATCAAATAGCAAAAAAACCAGTTAAGATGCATGGCTGGAAACGTTTTCGGGCAGATGTTTCGAATTACGACCTGGGGTGAATCCCACGGCAGAGCTGTAGGTGTTGTGGTAGATGGACTGCCTGCAGGGCTTCCTTTCTCCGAAGTTGATATTCAGAAAGAACTGGACAGGAGGCGTCCGGGACAAAGTGAGGTTTCAACTCCGAGACACGAGGCCGATAGGGTTGAAATTCTTTCAGGAATTTTTGAAGGAATGAGTACAGGCACTCCGGTTTCTATGCTTGTCTGGAACTCGGATGCCAGGTCTTCTGCTTATGATGCTA belongs to Methanosarcina barkeri 3 and includes:
- a CDS encoding pyridoxamine 5'-phosphate oxidase family protein: MVKLDEKMKTAFSKVKIFPVATASKEGVPNVVPIGFCQLVDDETIWIADNFMLKSLENLKENPNIAVYVWGPDTGGCFQIKGKADIIDSGEKFEKMKEIVHTAKPGLPAKTLIEVKITEVFQCAPGPDAGKKLL
- a CDS encoding winged helix-turn-helix domain-containing protein/riboflavin kinase, coding for MPDIEYLKKLALMGAVNKTIKVSSSEFQKHTGASSKTAARKLKQLEEEGLIERKIVPGGQLITMTEKGIEVLKNEYVDYSRIFSPECEILELEGKVLKGLGEGQYYVNIPGYRKQFEEKLHFVPFPGTLNVQLSESSSPLRNLLREMPAVRVEGFNDGERTFGGGKCYPVVIGGIEAAVVAPERTHYPSDLIEIIAPVKLRDALGLNDGDRVVVQLKKQGMENQK
- the ribB gene encoding 3,4-dihydroxy-2-butanone-4-phosphate synthase; the encoded protein is MSGSTVYECLTYRNENINRALEALRAGKMIQIYDSDSREGETDLVIPAKAVTFKDVKWMRKDAGGLICVAVDPVASKQLRLPFMAELVREAGKTSDVLGEIVEKEGDLKYDSHSSFSLWVNHRETRTGIPDNERALTIRKIGEITEKKLSGDEIHFGDEFRTPGHVALLRAAEGLLDDRKGQTELSVALARMAGITPAMVVCEMLDDNNGKALSKEDSKEYGKEHGLVFLEGQEIVEAYMKWTGLE
- a CDS encoding cation diffusion facilitator family transporter, which translates into the protein MLQKLKKVQQVLIYVLFLNLAVAFAKIIYGTLTSTLSMTADGYHSLFDGVSNIIGLAGSFIGARPPDLGHPYGHRKYETVAAIFIALLLVFVGIEICLNALNRFFTPNVPEVTAISFLIILGTMCINYLVTRYEYKQGELLRSQVLIADSMHTKSDIYVSLSVIVSLAAVKLGFSLMDPLIAVVIAFFIFRAGYRIIKEGSRALLDMSRIEEKEICDLVMGVEGVKGCHKIRTRGSMGDIKIDMHLLVQSDMPLEDAHLVAHKVSKKLKGEYKDVSDVVVHLEPSIQRPQGSNSKKTS